The Carnobacterium mobile DSM 4848 genome includes a window with the following:
- a CDS encoding 3'-5' exoribonuclease YhaM family protein, which translates to MDKKLFEYNVDETFELYLLIKAADIRVAKNGKKFIAFTFQDTSGQMDGKFWDASEEDIAALTAGNVVKLSGKRELYQGKPQIKIFKVRVTKAGEPNTPDLFIERAPLKKEDMMEEINETLFEITNANMNRIVRYLLNQYQKDFFQYPAAKRFHHAFMGGLAFHTISMLRIAKSIANQYEDINKPLLFSGVILHDLGKVIELSGPISTEYTLEGNLIGHIVILDEVITKACQTLKIDDKSEDVILLKHMILAHHGKLEYGSPVQPKLKEAEILFMIDNLDATINMLDGTLSRTEPGAFTERIFGLDNRIFYKPQLSEKIDED; encoded by the coding sequence ATGGATAAAAAATTATTTGAATACAATGTAGACGAAACCTTCGAACTGTATTTATTGATTAAAGCTGCGGATATTCGAGTAGCAAAAAATGGAAAGAAATTCATTGCTTTTACTTTTCAAGATACGAGTGGACAAATGGATGGGAAATTTTGGGACGCTTCTGAAGAAGATATTGCAGCCTTAACTGCTGGAAATGTCGTAAAGCTTTCAGGGAAAAGAGAATTATACCAGGGGAAACCTCAAATCAAAATATTTAAAGTACGAGTAACGAAAGCAGGGGAACCCAATACACCTGATCTTTTCATAGAACGAGCTCCATTAAAAAAAGAAGACATGATGGAAGAAATCAATGAAACGCTTTTCGAAATCACTAATGCTAATATGAACCGAATTGTTCGTTATCTTTTAAATCAATATCAAAAAGATTTTTTTCAGTATCCAGCTGCAAAACGTTTTCACCATGCATTCATGGGAGGCTTAGCTTTTCATACGATTTCAATGTTGAGAATAGCGAAATCGATTGCAAATCAGTATGAGGATATTAACAAACCCCTGTTGTTTTCAGGAGTTATTTTACATGATTTAGGAAAAGTCATTGAATTATCTGGTCCTATTTCAACAGAATATACGCTAGAAGGAAATTTGATTGGGCATATCGTTATCCTAGATGAAGTTATTACAAAAGCTTGCCAAACACTTAAAATTGATGATAAAAGTGAAGATGTTATTTTGCTAAAACACATGATTTTAGCTCACCATGGGAAATTAGAGTATGGATCACCCGTTCAGCCAAAACTAAAAGAAGCAGAAATTCTATTTATGATCGACAATTTGGATGCTACGATCAATATGTTGGATGGAACGTTAAGCAGAACAGAGCCAGGAGCCTTTACTGAACGTATTTTTGGTTTAGACAATCGGATATTTTATAAGCCGCAGCTAAGTGAAAAAATCGATGAAGATTAA